In Serinus canaria isolate serCan28SL12 chromosome 5, serCan2020, whole genome shotgun sequence, the following proteins share a genomic window:
- the PGF gene encoding placenta growth factor isoform X1, giving the protein MRLLGAFLRLLVAGTLGAPPAPAPEERGTASTESPVLTFREIWNRSFCRPLEQLVDVITEFPNEVEYIFRPSCVSLQRCGGCCGDEGLRCVPVETNTVTMQLLKIKPNGEAPYVEMAFTEHKQCECRPRQDLMRLGRRRSKGRGKRRQDKKGRKDCELCGTPRR; this is encoded by the exons ATGCGGCTGCTCGGCGCCTTCCTGCGGTTGCTGGTGGCCGGGACGCTGGGGGCACCGCCCGCCCCG gctccgGAGGAACGGGGGACCGCCAGCACGGAGTCTCCCG TCCTTACCTTTCGGGAGATCTGGAATCGTAGTTTCTGCCggcctctggagcagctggtggACGTCATTACCGAATTCCCCAACGAGGTGGAGTACATTTTCAGACCCTCCTGCGTCTCCCTGCAGCGCTGTGGAGGCTGTTGTGGGGACGAGGGTCTCCGCTGCGTCCCCGTGGAGACAAACACGGTCACCATGCAG CTCCTGAAGATAAAGCCAAACGGGGAGGCACCTTATGTGGAGATGGCGTTCACCGAGCACAAGCAGTGCGAGTGCAG GCCCCGGCAGGACCTGATGAGGTTGGGAAG GAGGAGGTCCAAGGGCCGGGGTAAGAGAAGACAAGACAAGAAAGGACGGAAAGACTGTGAACT ATGTGGCACACCACGCAGGTAG
- the PGF gene encoding placenta growth factor isoform X2, which translates to MRLLGAFLRLLVAGTLGAPPAPAPEERGTASTESPVLTFREIWNRSFCRPLEQLVDVITEFPNEVEYIFRPSCVSLQRCGGCCGDEGLRCVPVETNTVTMQLLKIKPNGEAPYVEMAFTEHKQCECRPRQDLMRLGRRRSKGRGKRRQDKKGRKDCEL; encoded by the exons ATGCGGCTGCTCGGCGCCTTCCTGCGGTTGCTGGTGGCCGGGACGCTGGGGGCACCGCCCGCCCCG gctccgGAGGAACGGGGGACCGCCAGCACGGAGTCTCCCG TCCTTACCTTTCGGGAGATCTGGAATCGTAGTTTCTGCCggcctctggagcagctggtggACGTCATTACCGAATTCCCCAACGAGGTGGAGTACATTTTCAGACCCTCCTGCGTCTCCCTGCAGCGCTGTGGAGGCTGTTGTGGGGACGAGGGTCTCCGCTGCGTCCCCGTGGAGACAAACACGGTCACCATGCAG CTCCTGAAGATAAAGCCAAACGGGGAGGCACCTTATGTGGAGATGGCGTTCACCGAGCACAAGCAGTGCGAGTGCAG GCCCCGGCAGGACCTGATGAGGTTGGGAAG GAGGAGGTCCAAGGGCCGGGGTAAGAGAAGACAAGACAAGAAAGGACGGAAAGACTGTGAACTGTAA